In the Archaeoglobaceae archaeon genome, ACTCGTTTAAAATCTAAACTGAAAAGAAAATTTGGAAAGTTTTAAATAAACCTAAGAGTAAAATTTGCGATGGAAATCAAGGAAATTTTGCCATGCATCGCTGATCCGAGCAAATACAGAGTTATTGGCAAAGTTGATATTGAAAACATCGCCGAGATTGCCCCTTATCTCGCAAGAATTTTGCCAAATGCAAGCTACAACGCAAAGGATGGCTGGATCAGCTTCAAAAAGGGACAAAGAATAATCACTATTCACAGCGACCGCTTTGTAACGATGACGATGATCAGTAGCAAAGAAGAAGCATTGGGCATTCTCAAGGAAATTGAAGAAAAAGCCAGAACTGCTTGGGAGAAAAGAGACGAAATCGACATAAGCAAACCCCTGCAAAAAACCTTTATTGGAGCGCTTGACGTTTACAAATATCTGCCAAAGACGAACTGCAGGAAATGCGGAGAGCAAACTTGTATGGCATTTGCGGTTAAATTGCTGAATGGCGAGAAAGATATAAAAGAATGCAAACCCCTTTTTGAAGATAAGAAGTTTATAGGCATTCGGGAGACGCTCATAAGCCTT is a window encoding:
- a CDS encoding (Fe-S)-binding protein, with protein sequence MEIKEILPCIADPSKYRVIGKVDIENIAEIAPYLARILPNASYNAKDGWISFKKGQRIITIHSDRFVTMTMISSKEEALGILKEIEEKARTAWEKRDEIDISKPLQKTFIGALDVYKYLPKTNCRKCGEQTCMAFAVKLLNGEKDIKECKPLFEDKKFIGIRETLISLLLSAGYEIEL